From a region of the Triticum aestivum cultivar Chinese Spring chromosome 7D, IWGSC CS RefSeq v2.1, whole genome shotgun sequence genome:
- the LOC123165488 gene encoding heterogeneous nuclear ribonucleoprotein 1 isoform X2, whose protein sequence is MGKSEARPKGYGGGDVGGSGSPGKIFVGGLPRDTTLATFQKHFGNYGEIVDSVIMKNKQTSQPRGFGFITYSDPAIVDKVMEDTHVINGKQVEIKRTIPKDYMQSNPKDFRTKKIFVGGLPPILTEDDLKDFFEKYGAVVEHQIMRDHQTRRSRGFGFVVFESEEVVDDLLANGNMIDLAGSKKSSTRKPDDGYDF, encoded by the exons ATGGGGAAGTCGGAGGCGAGACCCAAGGGCTATGGCGGCGGCGATGTTGGCGGCAGCGGAAGCCCCGG GAAGATCTTCGTCGGAGGCCTCCCGCGCGACACCACACTAG CCACATTTCAGAAGCATTTTGGCAACTATGGGGAGATAGTTGATTCGGTGATAATGAAAAATAAGCAGACATCTCAGCCAAGGGGTTTTGGCTTTATTACATATTCTGACCCTGCTATTGTTGATAAAGTGATGGAGGACACCCATGTCATCAATGGAAAGCAA GTTGAGATAAAGAGAACCATTCCAAAAGATTATATGCAGTCCAACCCTAAGGATTTCAGAACTAAAAAGATATTTGTTGGTGGCCTTCCCCCAATACTGACAGAAG ATGATCTCAAGGATTTCTTCGAAAAATATGGAGCTGTGGTTGAGCACCAGATTATGCGTGATCATCAAACAAGACGCTCCCGAGGCTTTGGATTTGTTGTTTTTGAATCTGAGGAGGTTGTAGATGATCTGTTAGCAAATGGGAATATGATTGATCTTGCTGGTTCGAAG AAATCATCTACGCGTAAGCCGGATGATGGTTACGATTTTTAA
- the LOC123165488 gene encoding heterogeneous nuclear ribonucleoprotein 27C isoform X1, with protein sequence MGKSEARPKGYGGGDVGGSGSPGKIFVGGLPRDTTLATFQKHFGNYGEIVDSVIMKNKQTSQPRGFGFITYSDPAIVDKVMEDTHVINGKQVEIKRTIPKDYMQSNPKDFRTKKIFVGGLPPILTEDDLKDFFEKYGAVVEHQIMRDHQTRRSRGFGFVVFESEEVVDDLLANGNMIDLAGSKVEIKKAEPKKSSNLPTSTGSDSRSAYGRDSRDHPSGDDRGGLADAYSSYNNGGFGPYRNHGGFVGGHGGVRDYHERYSHYYPGLGGYEGMSSFGYPSRFGPYGGGFDGPYAGGNLCGYRRGGDESFGGPGSYSFGGAMYAGAYDPALGVYAPGGTPDMMNRGSFAPGRYHPY encoded by the exons ATGGGGAAGTCGGAGGCGAGACCCAAGGGCTATGGCGGCGGCGATGTTGGCGGCAGCGGAAGCCCCGG GAAGATCTTCGTCGGAGGCCTCCCGCGCGACACCACACTAG CCACATTTCAGAAGCATTTTGGCAACTATGGGGAGATAGTTGATTCGGTGATAATGAAAAATAAGCAGACATCTCAGCCAAGGGGTTTTGGCTTTATTACATATTCTGACCCTGCTATTGTTGATAAAGTGATGGAGGACACCCATGTCATCAATGGAAAGCAA GTTGAGATAAAGAGAACCATTCCAAAAGATTATATGCAGTCCAACCCTAAGGATTTCAGAACTAAAAAGATATTTGTTGGTGGCCTTCCCCCAATACTGACAGAAG ATGATCTCAAGGATTTCTTCGAAAAATATGGAGCTGTGGTTGAGCACCAGATTATGCGTGATCATCAAACAAGACGCTCCCGAGGCTTTGGATTTGTTGTTTTTGAATCTGAGGAGGTTGTAGATGATCTGTTAGCAAATGGGAATATGATTGATCTTGCTGGTTCGAAG GTGGAGATCAAGAAAGCAGAACCAAAGAAATCCTCAAATCTGCCAACATCAACTGGTAGTGATTCTAGATCAGCATATGGTAGGGATTCTAGGGACCATCCTTCTGGGGATGACCGTGGTGGACTGGCTGATGCTTATAGCAGCTACAACAATGGTGGATTTGGTCCTTATAGGAACCATGGAGGTTTTGTTGGTGGTCACGGCGGGGTACGTGACTACCATGAGCGATACAGTCATTACTATCCGGGATTAGGAGGCTATGAAGGCATGTCTTCCTTTGGTTATCCTAGCCGTTTTGGGCCATATGGAGGAGGCTTTGATGGACCTTATGCTGGAGGGAACTTGTGTGGTTACAGGCGGGGTGGTGATGAGAGCTTTGGTGGCCCTGGTAGTTATAGCTTTGGTGGCGCCATGTATGCTGGGGCATATGATCCTGCACTAGGTGTTTATGCACCTGGCGGCACACCTGATATGATGAATAGGGGAAGTTTTGCCCCAGGACGATATCACCCATATTGA
- the LOC123165488 gene encoding heterogeneous nuclear ribonucleoprotein 1 isoform X3: MGKSEARPKGYGGGDVGGSGSPGKIFVGGLPRDTTLATFQKHFGNYGEIVDSVIMKNKQTSQPRGFGFITYSDPAIVDKVMEDTHVINGKQVEIKRTIPKDYMQSNPKDFRTKKIFVGGLPPILTEDDLKDFFEKYGAVVEHQIMRDHQTRRSRGFGFVVFESEEVVDDLLANGNMIDLAGSKLP, from the exons ATGGGGAAGTCGGAGGCGAGACCCAAGGGCTATGGCGGCGGCGATGTTGGCGGCAGCGGAAGCCCCGG GAAGATCTTCGTCGGAGGCCTCCCGCGCGACACCACACTAG CCACATTTCAGAAGCATTTTGGCAACTATGGGGAGATAGTTGATTCGGTGATAATGAAAAATAAGCAGACATCTCAGCCAAGGGGTTTTGGCTTTATTACATATTCTGACCCTGCTATTGTTGATAAAGTGATGGAGGACACCCATGTCATCAATGGAAAGCAA GTTGAGATAAAGAGAACCATTCCAAAAGATTATATGCAGTCCAACCCTAAGGATTTCAGAACTAAAAAGATATTTGTTGGTGGCCTTCCCCCAATACTGACAGAAG ATGATCTCAAGGATTTCTTCGAAAAATATGGAGCTGTGGTTGAGCACCAGATTATGCGTGATCATCAAACAAGACGCTCCCGAGGCTTTGGATTTGTTGTTTTTGAATCTGAGGAGGTTGTAGATGATCTGTTAGCAAATGGGAATATGATTGATCTTGCTGGTTCGAAG ttgccatga